A section of the Zygosaccharomyces rouxii strain CBS732 chromosome B complete sequence genome encodes:
- a CDS encoding uncharacterized protein (some similarities with uniprot|P36155 Saccharomyces cerevisiae or YOR062c uniprot|P36025 Saccharomyces cerevisiae) translates to MTSLDDTIISRQNLLLLDNVTNYSRPAIDYFTQGFQDQDIAMTWKLLRKMRNHKLLRLPSCSFENDFDYRLYLSRLHHTLWRRWSQQLYGIGGRADPLSVNWDKDLDITVLYGPDLTGSEGGKCVQEEKEKEQEEEEEEEEHVDVDVDVDVDANSAGVYSEDDDASVYSSSVSSSTSSIFDQVPKSLRFSDTVLRRDIDSMGLCHESHIMMKRPRTSHYCEGYDARDWI, encoded by the coding sequence ATGACGAGTTTAGACGACACTATAATATCAAGGCAAAATTTATTATTGCTGGACAATGTAACCAACTACTCGAGACCTGCAATCGACTATTTTACACAGGGTTTCCAGGATCAAGACATTGCGATGACTTGGAAGCTACTGCGGAAGATGAGAAATCATAAATTGTTAAGATTACCATCGTGTTCATTTGAGAACGATTTTGATTATCGTTTGTATTTATCGAGGCTTCACCATACTCTTTGGCGAAGGTGGTCACAGCAGTTATACGGTATCGGCGGCAGGGCTGATCCACTTTCTGTAAACTGGGACAAGGATTTAGATATCACTGTACTCTACGGGCCCGATCTGACTGGATCAGAGGGTGGCAAGTGTGtacaagaggaaaaagagaaagaacaagaggaagaggaagaagaagaagagcatgttgatgttgatgttgatgttgatgttgatgcGAATTCCGCAGGAGTTTACTCGGAAGATGATGACGCAAGCgtttattcttcttcagtatCTTCAAGCACATCgtcaatttttgatcaagtACCCAAAAGTCTAAGATTTTCAGACACTGTTCTGCGTAGAGATATTGACTCAATGGGACTTTGTCATGAATCGCAtataatgatgaagaggcCGAGAACCTCGCATTACTGCGAGGGCTATGACGCTAGGGACTGGATTTAA
- the SLD7 gene encoding Sld7p (similar to uniprot|O00023 Saccharomyces cerevisiae YOR060C Protein required for cell viability) → MLEQNAVLKFTLGEKYDDIIVKDVQLWSQEPPKADGIKQLKGRLLQYVDMNKLPLWATTGSKNYVVYTWRSSTTSYFASKLKNENRGIVIDLLNGTNNNDHLLILHRKLKKVQCLKLNLNVKRKFDNQLISRTVQTTSKEGSIDSIVQQSQRQNQFKAKTIRNHVRTSEKKITFNETLSKLILGGLRLRGIPNTQSGFQKLYKITFDAAEFAHRDELKHSDAEVPFETLQETVEVLLKLFCKS, encoded by the coding sequence ATGCTAGAACAAAATGCGGTATTGAAATTTACCCTCGGAGAGAAATACGATGATATTATTGTTAAAGATGTTCAATTGTGGTCACAGGAACCACCTAAAGCCGATGGTATCAAACAACTTAAAGGTAGATTGTTACAGTACGTTGATATGAATAAACTGCCGCTTTGGGCTACAACTGGTAGTAAAAACTACGTGGTTTACACGTGGAGGTCTTCTACAACTTCATATTTTGCCAGTAAATTGAAGAATGAAAATCGTGGTATAGTCATCGATTTACTCAATGGTACTAATAACAACGATCACTTACTTATATTGCACAGAAAGTTAAAGAAGGTCCAGTGCTTAAAACTAAACTTAAATGTCAAGCGGAAGTTCGATAATCAACTTATTAGTCGAACTGTTCAAACGACTTCTAAGGAGGGATCCATAGACTCCATTGTACAACAGTCTCAGCGACAGAACCAGTTCAAAGCCAAGACTATTAGGAACCATGTAAGGACCAGCGAAAAGAAAATTACTTTCAACGAGACGTTATCCAAACTGATTTTGGGAGGATTGAGGCTAAGAGGTATACCAAACACGCAGTCGggatttcaaaaactttaCAAGATAACCTTTGATGCAGCGGAATTCGCTCACAGAGACGAATTAAAACATTCAGATGCAGAGGTGCCATTTGAAACGTTGCAAGAAACCGTGGaagttcttttgaaattattctGCAAGAGTTGA
- the CKA2 gene encoding casein kinase 2 catalytic subunit CKA2 (highly similar to uniprot|P19454 Saccharomyces cerevisiae YOR061W CKA2 may have a role in regulation and/or execution of the eukaryotic cell cycle alpha' subunit of casein kinase II): MVTAMPLPPSPLNQKSSRVYSVARVYKNACEKRPQEYWDYEQGVTIEWGKISNYEIVNKIGRGKYSEVFSGKSVINNQPCVVKVLKPVKMKKIYRELKILTNLTGGPNVVGLLDIVQDPGSKIPALIFEEIKNVDFRTLYPLLKLSDMQYYFTQLLIALDYCHSMGIMHRDVKPQNVMIDPAERKLRLIDWGLAEFYHPGVDYNVRVASRYHKGPELLVNLNQYDYSLDLWSVGCMLAAIVFKKEPFFKGSTNADQLVKIAAVLGTKQLMTYLAKYGLKLPSEYDNIMKDFTKKPWTHFISSETKMAVPEIVDLIDNLLRYDHQERLTAKEAMDHKFFKTNYD; this comes from the coding sequence ATGGTAACAGCTATgccattaccaccatctccattgaatcaaaaatcTAGTAGAGTATACTCTGTCGCTAGGGTTTACAAGAATGCTTGTGAGAAAAGACCGCAGGAATATTGGGATTACGAACAAGGTGTTACCATTGAATGGGGTAAAATATCTAATTATGAGATTGTGAACAAGATTGGACGCGGTAAGTACTCTGAAGTGTTTAGTGGGAAAAGTGTTATTAATAACCAACCATGTGTGGTCAAAGTTTTGAAGCCtgtaaagatgaaaaaaatatatcGTGAACTAAAGATTCTAACCAATTTAACGGGTGGTCCTAATGTTGTTGGTCTTCTAGATATCGTACAAGATCCAGGTTCTAAAATTCCTGCTCTGATCtttgaagagattaaaaatGTTGATTTTAGAACTCTTTATCCACTCCTCAAATTGAGTGACATGCAGTACTATTTTACACAACTTTTGATTGCACTTGATTATTGCCATTCGATGGGGATAATGCATAGAGATGTGAAACCACAAAATGTTATGATAGATCCGGCAGAAAGGAAGCTAAGGCTAATCGATTGGGGGTTAGCAGAGTTTTATCACCCAGGTGTTGATTATAACGTTCGTGTTGCATCACGTTATCATAAGGGTCCGGAATTATTAGTTAATTTAAACCAATATGATTATTCATTAGACTTATGGTCAGTTGGTTGTATGTTGGCAGCTATTGTTTTCAAGAAAGAgccatttttcaaaggttcCACAAATGCTGATCAACTGGTTAAAATTGCAGCTGTTTTAGGTACAAAACAATTAATGACATATTTGGCCAAATACGGGTTAAAATTACCATCAGAATACGATAATATTATGAAGGATTTCACAAAGAAACCGTGGACCCATTTTATCAGTTCAGAGACAAAGATGGCAGTTCCTGAAATTGTCGATTTAATCGATAATTTACTGAGGTACGACCATCAAGAACGTCTTACCGCTAAAGAAGCTATGGATCATaagtttttcaaaactaaCTACGACTAA
- the LPL1 gene encoding putative hydrolase (similar to uniprot|O00022 Saccharomyces cerevisiae YOR059C Hypothetical ORF) has protein sequence MGSKHLFVLIHGLWGNHNHMKSLMEVYGKQFGSPEMVFFSPSENALFKTFDGIEIIGYRTLLEIYQFIKCFKDGPITKISVLGYSMGGLVARFVLGKMFGEYHDLFEGIEPQIFITMATPHLGVQFYNPKRYFFRGLMQFGMRLIGSNIIGKSGRELFVVNKHNDILVRLGEGEYLDALSKFKWRVAFANVNNDRSVAFYTGFISDCDPFINTGNQLKYAFEEEIPGKNYTYGPPRIIDLDRLDPNCPRPVTRTRRLRKFGDFLLFFTLFGFVFLPLAICINITGTIYSHLVNYRYRKILNDAAAPSMVRQRLQFNNSVREFTEDVYRTILGDPTESVGGSNSDGALERSDLLEDSISWKEFIQKHTDIWKKKEMFAPLPFDENRKAMYENLNSLEWIRIPVYIKMLNSHGAMVARRGLNTKKSGSSGIACVEFSARLLQYLLAHSD, from the coding sequence ATGGGGTCCAAACATCTGTTTGTCCTAATTCATGGGCTTTGGGGTAACCATAATCATATGAAATCGTTGATGGAAGTCTATGGCAAACAGTTTGGTAGTCCTGAAATGGTTTTCTTTAGCCCCAGTGAAAATGCGCTCTTCAAGACATTTGATGGGATCGAGATTATTGGATATAGAACTTTGTTAGAGATCtatcaattcatcaaatgtTTCAAAGATGGGCCCATCACTAAGATTAGCGTTTTAGGTTATTCTATGGGGGGACTGGTAGCTAGATTTGTCCTGGGGAAGATGTTTGGTGAATATCATGATTTGTTTGAAGGAATTGAGCCACAGATTTTCATTACAATGGCTACGCCCCATCTAGGCGTTCAATTTTACAATCCGAAACGTTATTTTTTTAGAGGATTAATGCAGTTTGGTATGAGGTTAATTGGTTCGAATATTATCGGCAAAAGTGGAAGAGAATTATTTGTGGTTAACAAGCATAATGACATTTTAGTAAGACTGGGTGAAGGTGAGTATTTGGATGCTTTAAGTAAATTTAAATGGCGTGTGGCCTTTGCCAATGTGAACAACGATCGATCTGTGGCTTTCTATACTGGGTTCATCTCAGATTGTGATCCCTTTATCAATACCGGAAATCAGTTGAAATACGcgtttgaagaagaaataccGGGGAAGAATTACACGTATGGTCCACCAAGGATTATCGATTTAGATCGGTTGGATCCAAATTGTCCGCGTCCAGTGACTCGAACTCGTAGGCTAAGAAAATTTGGAGATTTTCTGTTATTTTTTACACTCTTTGGTTTCGTTTTCTTACCGTTAGCGATTTGTATCAACATCACCGGTACTATCTACAGTCATTTGGTTAACTATCGATATCGTAAAATACTGAATGATGCTGCAGCACCTTCTATGGTTAGACAGCGTTTACAGTTTAACAACTCCGTTAGAGAATTCACAGAGGACGTTTATAGAACTATACTAGGTGATCCGACGGAATCAGTAGGGGGTTCTAATAGTGATGGCGCACTGGAGAGATCTGATCTCTTGGAGGACAGCATATCGTGGAAGGAATTCATCCAAAAGCATACCgacatttggaaaaagaaagaaatgtTTGCACCTTTACCCTTTGATGAGAATAGAAAAGCCATGtatgaaaatttgaacaGTCTCGAATGGATAAGGATACCTGTTTACATAAAGATGCTCAATTCTCATGGTGCTATGGTGGCACGTAGGGGACTCAATACCAAAAAATCAGGTAGTAGTGGTATTGCCTGTGTTGAGTTTTCCGCACGATTATTACAGTATCTATTGGCACACTCTGACTAG
- the AIM29 gene encoding Aim29p (highly similar to gnl|GLV|CAGL0G02013g Candida glabrata CAGL0G02013g and similar to YKR074W uniprot|P36154 Saccharomyces cerevisiae YKR074W Hypothetical ORF), translating to MSTSLDFDTEEPLTSTGRPLSNATITVRVIKSFPYRNVKNIIFQNYDLRSKSPQDLLKDCQQRINSEGAFRPFRNVQFDSFKIYTHAHGYKTINLVINFDHDDDWILDMTDNEKKLYQYGIENETEISLFKWDDYVNYKANPEEKW from the coding sequence ATGTCTACTTCCCTTGATTTTGACACTGAGGAACCATTGACTTCCACTGGCAGACCATTAAGCAATGCTACCATTACGGTTCGAGTCATCAAATCCTTCCCTTACAGAAATGTTAAGAACATAATCTTCCAAAACTATGACCTACGTTCTAAAAGCCCCCAAGACCTATTAAAGGATTGTCAACAGAGAATCAACTCTGAAGGTGCATTCCGACCATTTAGAAATgttcaatttgattcattcaaaatttatACACATGCTCATGGTTACAAGACCATTAATTTAGTAATTAATTTTGACCATGATGATGATTGGATTTTAGATATGACTGAtaatgagaaaaaattgtatcaATATGgcattgaaaatgaaacaGAAATATCGCTGTTCAAATGGGATGACTACGTAAATTACAAGGCTAACCCAGaggaaaaatggtga